Proteins from a single region of Nomia melanderi isolate GNS246 chromosome 9, iyNomMela1, whole genome shotgun sequence:
- the l(2)dtl gene encoding WD40 domain-containing protein denticleless: MTLVRSIVEREKGSAIIRDYDIALYRLKCYQDDVYRGITPNTNALDFNPEPPVFACRFCTTEGYEQIIALANEDGKIALQNTNVKEATNQPLEGTQTHCNAIFDIAWMPGELKLVTASGDHTARLWDVSGSEIRQVKYFHAHTRSVKTVVFRYQDQAVFATGARDGSIMVWDIRANHHEQCKPDNCITNAHNVGTIGNVRQRRAFNHTSRAQSITGLAFQDDVTLLSCAAGDGLIKVWDLRKNYTVHKKEPIAKHTMNYTGHSTRNGFSSLLICPARITLYASCMDNVIYAYNISSYNPKPISEFYGHQNCTYYVKTCLSPDGRYIASGSSDELAYIWRTNKPGAPVVQLSGHTEEVTCIAWCNVGETKIVTCSDDSCHRIWRVGYEHKIDNEEVQIRGHAEIVLNKNPLENLKLETTPTITRRWVVSQERTPGSDTTPNATPGPSSDTSKQIEDHNQNYHRISNSVKRSYCQMMMGSWSEGKFKSILSPIHENYEFNAKRAHLENRGARRLFSPNHDNNRLHKGYESDEPSTSSSTAESKNDILFSPTLNLPNFVIDGTAPHLLQMSPEKYKENVDWLTRIRREKFEHRSGKSMSEKLSLVSHTTPARRNSRSRSTEPQKVTKTSKSSVPSLLNFFKVTGKDCETNACCDDVNEMPSTKS, from the exons ATGACTTTAGTACGCTCCATTGTGGAACGGGAAAAAGGATCag CAATTATACGTGATTACGATATTGCGTTGTATCGTTTGAAGTGTTATCAAGATGATGTCTACCGTGGTATAACACCAAACACAAATGCACTCGATTTTAATCCGGAACCGCCGGTTTTTGCATGTCGATTCTGTACTACGGAAGGATATGAGCAAATAATTGCCTTGGCAAACGAAGATGGAAAAATTGCTCTTCAAAATACAAATGTTAAAGAAGCGACCAATCAACCCTTGGAAGGGACACAG acaCATTGTAATGCAATATTTGATATTGCTTGGATGCCTGGTGAATTAAAGTTAGTTACAGCATCCGGAGATCACACTGCCAGATTATGGGATGTGTCCGGTTCTGAAATAAGacaagttaaatattttcatgctCATACAAGAAGCGTTAAGACTGTAGTGTTTCGCTATCAGGATCAAG CTGTGTTTGCAACAGGAGCTAGAGATGGTTCTATAATGGTATGGGACATTAGGGCTAATCATCATGAACAATGTAAACCAGACAATTGCATTACCAATGCACATAATGTTGGAACCATAGGCAATGTGAGGCAACGTAGAGCGTTTAATCATACATCTAGAGCACAAAGTATAACTGGTTTGGCATTTCAAGACGATGTCACCTTGTTATCATGTGCAGCTGGTGATGG GTTAATAAAAGTATGGGATTTGCGTAAAAATTACACTGTTCACAAAAAGGAACCTATAGCTAAACATACAATGAATTACACTGGACATAGTACAAGAAATGGATTTTCATCGCTATTAATATGTCCTGCTAGAATCACATTATATGCAAGCTGTATGGATAAtgttatatatgcatataataTATCGTCGTATAATCCCAAACCAA TTTCAGAATTTTATGGGCATCAGAATTGTACATACTATGTTAAGACTTGTTTAAGCCCCGATGGACGTTATATAGCCAGTGGTTCTAGCGACGAACTTGCATATATATGGCGCACAAATAAACCAGGAGCACCAGTAGTGCAACTCTCCGGACATACAGAAGAAGTTACTTGCATTGCGTGGTGTAACGTCGGAGAAactaaa ataGTAACATGTTCTGATGATTCGTGCCATAGAATTTGGAGAGTGGGCTATGAACATAAAATAGATAACGAGGAAGTACAAATACGTGGTCATGCTGAAATTGTACTTAATAAGAAtcctttagaaaatttaaaattagaaactaCGCCGACTATTACTCGACGATGGGTTGTGTCTCAAGAACGTACTCCGGGATCTGACACCACACCTA ATGCTACCCCAGGTCCCAGTTCTGATACTTCTAAACAGATCGAGGATCATAATCAGAATTATCATAGGATTAGTAATTCTGTGAAAAGAAGTTATTGTCAAATGATGATGGGATCATGGTCCGAAGGAAAATTCAAGTCAATTTTATCACCGATAcatgaaaattatgaatttaatgcGAAACGAGCTCATTTAGAAAATCGCGGTGCGCGAAGGTTATTCAGCCCAAATCATGATAATAATCGATTACACAAAGGCTACGAATCTGATGAACCAAGCACAAGTTCATCCACTGCAGAGAGTAAAAACGATATTCTTTTTTCGCCCACATTGAACCTCCCAAATTTTGTAATCGATGGTACAGCGCCACATTTACTTCAAATGTCCCCGGAAAAGTACAAAGAAAATGTTGATTGGTTAACGAGAATACGAAGAGAGAAGTTTGAGCATAGATCTGGAAAATCGATGTCGGAAAAATTAAGTCTTGTTTCTCATACAACGCCTGCTAGAAGAAATAGCCGATCACGGTCAACGGAACCGCAAAAAGTAACTAAAACGTCTAAAAGTTCTGTTCCctctttattaaatttttttaaagttaCTGGGAAAGATTGTGAAACAAATGCGTGTTGTGATGACGTTAATGAAATGCCTTCTACGAAATCCTAA
- the Mtpbeta gene encoding mitochondrial trifunctional protein beta subunit — protein MLSFLKNSAVAKQGFIKYGAAANYWNVIINKSYATKSNNGTKNIVYIDGVRTPFLQSGTSYKNLMAYDLARNALVALQRKINFPKDVVEYIVYGTVMQEVRTSNIAREAALAAGYSDKTPAHTITMACISSNQAITTGMGLIACGVYDVIVVGGVEFMSDIPIRHSRRMRSLMLQANKAKTIGQKLSLLASIRPQHFVPDLPAVAEFSSGETMGHSGDRLAAAFGVSRKEQDEYALRSHTLAANAQQQGYLTDLVPYKVPNVDKVVDKDNGIRVSTLEQLAKLKPAFVKPYGGVTAANASFLTDGASAGLIMTESKALQLGLTPKAYLRNFTYVSQDPVDQLLLGPAYAIPKVLEKAKLSVKDIGVWEIHEAFAGQILSNLKALDSDWFAQNYLGKSTKVGTPDLSKWNAWGGSLSIGHPFAATGVRLATHTANRLIREDQQFGLIAACAAGGQGVGMIMERYPGAKI, from the exons atgctCTCCTTTTTAAAGAATAGCGCTGTGGCGAAACAAGGATTTATTAAATATG GAGCAGCTGCAAATTATtggaatgtaattataaataaatcctATGCAACTAAAAGTAACAACGGTACCAAAAATATTGTGTACATTGATGGTGTTAGAACACCATTTTTGCAATCTGGAAcaagttataaaaatttaatggcatATGATCTTGCAAGAAATGCATTGGT GGCTTTGCAAAGAAAAATTAACTTTCCCAAAGATGTGGTGGAATATATAGTTTATGGCACTGTCATGCAAGAAGTAAGAACTTCTAATATAGCTCGAGAAGCTGCTTTAGCAGCTGGATACAGCGATAAAACCCCTGCACATACAATAACTATGGCATGCATTAGTAGCAATCAAGCTATTACAACTGGCATGGGTTTGATTGCATGTGGTGTATATGATGTAATTGTTGTTGGTGGAGTTGAATTTATGTCTGATATACCAATTAGGCATAGTAGACGTATGAGATCTTTAATGTTACAAGCTAACAAAGCAAAAACTATTGGTCAAAAATTATCTCTTCTTGCTAGTATTCGGCCACAACATTTTGTACCAGAT tTGCCTGCTGTAGCAGAATTTTCTAGTGGAGAAACCATGGGACACAGTGGTGATAGATTAGCAGCAGCATTCGGAGTATCAAGGAAAGAACAGGATGAATACGCTTTACGTTCACATACTTTAGCTGCTAATGCGCAACAACAAGGGTATCTTACAGATCTAGTTCCCTATAaag TACCAAACGTGGATAAAGTGGTGGATAAAGATAATGGAATTCGTGTGTCTACACTTGAACAATTGGCAAAATTGAAACCAGCTTTTGTTAAACCATATGGTGGAGTGACTGCTGCTAATGCTTCCTTTTTAACAGATGGAGCATCTGCAGGTTTGATTATGACGGAGAGTAAAGCTCTTCAACTTGGACTTACTCCAAAAGCATATTTGAGAAATTTCACGTATGTTTCTCAGGATCCAGTTGATCAGTTACTTTTAGGACCAGCGTATGCGATACCAAAg GTATTAGAGAAAGCTAAATTAAGTGTGAAAGATATAGGAGTATGGGAAATACATGAAGCTTTTGCAGGGCAAATTTTATCCAATTTGAAAGCATTAGATTCTGACTGGTTTGCGCAGAACTATTTAGGAAAATCAACGAAAGTAGGAACCCCTGATCTTAGTAAATGGAATGCATGGGGTGGATCTTTGTCAATTGGTCATCCATTTGCAGCAACTGGAGTTAGATTAGCTACACACACAGCTAACCGACTTATCAGAGAAGATCAACAGTTTGGATTAATTGCTGCTTGTGCTGCTGGTGGACag GGAGTGGGAATGATTATGGAGAGATATCCAGGTGCtaagatataa
- the Mulk gene encoding acylglycerol kinase-like protein Mulk isoform X2: MPRKGLKAKKLFTNYCEPLLHLAGIAVTVIQTKSENEARKIVMNLDTPTDAIIVAGGDGTLSDVLTGLVRKYNSNINSVKQCPIGILPLGQVNKIAKSIYREYDDLADVKQILEATTAIISEKCKMMDMIEVEPIEENSEEPVKPIYAMGTIEWGAWKDAHFIAKKYWYWGPLRNYVTYVFNGYKKKLNWNCDATIKYTNPCDGCSNCYQKDMSLNEFANMNKRWWHAFIPRKRVPTPEIDYSQVINEQCGLSHELPLSTCELHIESSNIEKSESPSSTSSLKLKIGPKDVGYFSFVSEGWKQERDNKLLFKQVIEAKDIEIMPEEVNKEKKLFIDNEEYELKSVKIKLLPRAVKVFCPELNT, from the exons ATGCCAAGAAAGGGTTT AAAAGCGAAaaagttatttacaaattactgTGAACCACTGTTACATTTAGCTGGAATAGCTGTAACAGTGATACAAACTAAATCAGAAAACGAAGCCAGGAAAATAGTAATGAATTTGGATACACCAACAGATGCCATCATTGTAGCTGGAGGAGATGGCACTCTGTCTGATGTTTTGACAGGATtagttagaaaatataattctaatattaattcaGTTAAACAATGTCCAATTGGTATTTTACCTTTAGGACAAGTAAACAAAATCGCAAAATCAATATATCGTGAATATGATGATTTAGCTGATGTAAAGCAAATACTGGAGGCCACAACGGCAATCATATCTGAAAAATGCAAAATGATGGATATGATAGAAGTTGAACCTATTGAA GAAAATTCTGAAGAACCTGTGAAACCAATTTATGCTATGGGAACAATTGAATGGGGTGCATGGAAAGATGCACACTTTATTGCTAAAAAATATTGGTATTGGGGACCGTTACGAAA CTATGTAACTTATGTATTTAAtggatataaaaaaaagttgaaTTGGAATTGTGATGcaactataaaatatacaaacccATGTGATGGATGTTCCAATTGTTATCAAAAGGATATGTCATTAAATGAATTTGCTAACATGAATAAAAGGTGGTGGCATGCCTTCATTCCAAGAAAAAGAGTTCCCACACCAg AGATCGATTACAGTCAAGTAATAAATGAACAATGTGGCCTTTCTCATGAATTACCTTTGTCAACATGTGAACTCCACATAGAAAGTTCTAACATAGAAAAATCAGAATCTCCGTCGTCAACGTcatctttgaaattaaaaatag GTCCAAAAGATGTTGGTTACTTTTCTTTTGTATCCGAGGGATGGAAACAAGAGAgagataataaattactatttaaGCAAGTAATAGAGGCAAAAGACATTGAAATAATGCCTGAAGAG gtaaataaagagaaaaaattgtttatcgaCAACGAAGAATATGAACTAAAatcagttaaaattaaattacttccaCGAGCAGTGAAAGTCTTTTGTCCTGAACTGAATACTTAA
- the Ski6 gene encoding exosome complex component Ski6 translates to MIEVENIDDQDGLRSDGRRALELRQIRVRMGVFGQADGSAYIEHGNTKVLATVYGPHQPRGSTGRNSSKVTKGIVNCQYSMAVFSLSSGERKRKPRGDRKSQERSLQLKHAMEAIIHLELYPRSQIDIYVEVLQVDGSEYCASVNAATLALIDAGIPIKNYAVGCTVTLINTLSLEDEDKTLGTGVLDANYVEECAPGVTLSVVALPDSDSVSKDGFIVVAQGAGQRLHLSQLESLKRRVLCGCQDIKTILDNAVRHHLTEQSLPSLFHVKSD, encoded by the exons ATGATCGAAGTAGAAAATATTGACGATCAGGATGGATTACGGTCAGATGGTAGACGTGCTTTGGAATTAAGACAAATTCGTGTCAGAATGGGAGTTTTTGGACAAGCTGATGGAAGTGCTTATATTGAACATGGTAACACTAAGGTTTTAGCGACAGTATATGGACCTCATCAG CCGCGAGGTTCTACTGGAAGAAATTCAAGCAAGGTTACTAAAGGTATTGTAAATTGTCAATATAGTATGGCAGTATTTAGTTTATCTTCTGGAGAACGTAAACGAAAACCAAGAGGCGATAGAAAATCACAAGAAAGGTCACTCCAGTTGAAACATGCTATGGAAGCAATAATACATTTAGAATTATATCCACGTTCACAGATAGATATTTATGTGGAAGTGTTACAAGTAGATGGAAGTGAATATTGTGCATCTGTAAATGCAGCCACACTGGCTTTGATAGATGCTGGAATTCCCATCAAG aattatgcTGTAGGTTGTACTGTAACGCTAATCAATACTCTAAGTTTGGAAGATGAAGATAAAACATTAGGAACAGGAGTATTAGACGCAAATTATGTAGAAGAATGTGCACCTGGTGTTACTTTATCTGTTGTTGCATTACCAGACAGTGATAGTGTATCAAAAGATGGTTTCATAGTAGTAGCTCAAGGAGCAGGACAAAGATTACATTTATCACAACTTGAATCTTTAAAAAGACGGGTTCTATGTGGGTGTCAAGACATCAAAACTATTTTAGACAATGCTGTAAGACATCACTTAACGGAACAATCTCTTCCTTCTCTTTTTCATGTTAAGTCAGATTAA
- the mRpS31 gene encoding mitochondrial ribosomal protein S31 — MMLAIHNFSNIKVKIITPSKWISNFVYNTIRLSSNLSSSGTSDSSDSSDSDSESNNKNQKQVKGVIDDKNQTNTNEVTDLYNFIDNLFNKTPPNTADIKVNKKNNEKKQQEKDIMQIAEALSKAVGGDREKILSSLFTFSNIEQKMNLKESIDESSSNLKIENKSNQLEKKKRVQFFNIDIENNKSKSRRNKYKSRQALETTIKQEKTKLKIVPPIQTLLEKLHTEGKHTEESIGQKLLLLKTEQTLQKQQKIKTEQVKIKQEPQRLSIVKELLKTEQKPQRLSIVEKLLKTEQKPQRLSIAKELLKTEQEPQRLSTVEELLKTEQKPQRPSIVKELLKTEQEPQRLSTVEELLKTEQKPQRPSIVKELLKTEQEPQRLSTVEELLKTEQKPQRPSIVKELLKTEQEPQRLSTVEELLKTEQKPQQPSIVKELLKAEQKSQRVSIVEELRKTKQVKKEQEPQQPSIAMKLRNTRIQQVRKEQWQPSETQTLLEKQQIREKYGKPFVIGSLKKVGNNNYKSKMPVWLENTHKWTILNAIFCDDDIENIQRYEGEMKKYPPIFSITGVSPSNTVEFKTWDSCETKYMKLLTTSFPKNGFQEMIQWTEEKKLWRFPIDNEQGMEEEHKIHFSEHVFLERHLTGWCPSKGPIRHFMELVCVGLSQNPYLTVKEKYDHIMWYKEYFENKNDLLNKLGLVESTQCNTEKQITSN, encoded by the exons ATGATGTTAGCCatacataatttttcaaa tattaaagttaaaattataacACCAAGTAAATGGATAAgtaattttgtatataatacaattagaTTAAGTTCTAATTTATCTTCATCGGGTACATCGGATTCATCAGATTCATCTGATTCTGATAGTGAATCGAATAACAAAAACCAAAAACAAGTAAAAGGAGTGATTGATGATAAGAATCAAACAAACACCAATGAAGTTACAGATCTGTATAATTTCATAGATAATTTATTCAAT aaaactcCTCCAAATACTGCAGAcatcaaagtaaataaaaagaacaatgaaaaaaaacaaCAGG agaAAGATATAATGCAAATAGCTGAAGCATTGAGTAAAGCAGTTGGAGGAGATAGAGAAAAAATACTTTCatctttatttactttttctaatATTGAACAgaaaatgaatcttaaagaatcAAT AGATGAATCTTCAAGTAATCTTAAAATAGAGAATAAAAGTAATCaattggaaaagaagaaacgtgttcaatttttcaacatagatattgaaaataataaatctaaaagtcgtagaaataaatacaaatcaaGACAAGCATTAGAAACTACAATTAAACAGGAGAAAACAAAACTTAAGATAGTGCCTCCAATTCAGACATTATTAGAAAAGTTACACACAGAAGGAAAACATACAGAAGAATCTATAGGTCAGAAGTTACTACTATTAAAAACAGAACAAACATTGCAAAAGCAACAAAAGATAAAAACAGAACAGGTAAAAATAAAACAGGAACCCCAGCGGCTATCCATAGTTAAAGAATTACTAAAAACAGAACAGAAACCCCAGCGGCTATCCATAgttgaaaaattactaaaaacaGAACAGAAACCCCAGCGGCTATCCATAGCTAAAGAATTACTAAAAACAGAACAGGAACCCCAGCGGCTATCCACAGTTGAAGAATTACTAAAAACAGAACAGAAACCCCAGCGGCCATCCATAGTTAAAGAATTACTAAAAACAGAACAGGAACCCCAGCGGCTATCCACAGTTGAAGAATTACTAAAAACAGAACAGAAACCCCAGCGACCATCCATAGTTAAAGAATTACTAAAAACAGAACAGGAACCCCAGCGGCTATCCACAGTTGAAGAATTACTAAAAACAGAACAGAAACCCCAGCGACCATCCATAGTTAAAGAATTACTAAAAACAGAACAGGAACCCCAGCGGCTATCCACAGTTGAAGAATTACTAAAAACAGAACAGAAACCCCAGCAGCCATCCATAGTTAAAGAATTACTAAAAGCAGAACAGAAATCCCAGCGGGTATCCATAGTTGAAGAATTACGAAAAACAAAACAGGTAAAAAAAGAACAGGAACCCCAGCAGCCATCCATAGCTATGAAATTACGCAACACTAGAATACAACAGGTAAGAAAAGAACAATGGCAGCCATCTGAGACTCAAACATTATTAGAAAAGCAACAGATAAGAGAGAAGTATGGAAAACCATTTGTAATTGGAAGTCTAAAAAAAGTGGGAAAcaacaattataaatcaaagatGCCAGTTTGGTTAGAAAACACACACAAATGGACAATCCTAAATGCAATATTCTGTGATGATgacatagaaaatattcaacg GTATGAAGGGGAAATGAAAAAGTATCCACCTATTTTTTCCATAACTGGTGTATCACCTTCAAATACTGTTGAATTTAAAACATGGGATTCCTGTGAgacaaaatatatgaaattattaacaaccTCCTTTCCAAAGAATGGATTCCAAGAAATGATACAGTGGACTGAAGAAAAGAAACTATGGAGATTTCCTATCGACAATGAGCAAG GGATGGAAGAGGAACATAAGATACATTTCTCAGAACATGTATTTTTGGAGCGTCATTTAACAGGATGGTGTCCAAGTAAAGGTCCCATACGACATTTTATGGAATTGGTATGCGTGGGACTCTCGCAAAATCCATATCTAACAGTCAAAGAAAAATATGATCACATAATGTGGtacaaagaatattttgaaaataagaatgatttattaaataaactagGACTCGTAGAGAGTACACAATGTAATACagaaaaacaaataacatcaaattaa
- the Mulk gene encoding acylglycerol kinase-like protein Mulk isoform X1, with product MAKILKFFKTIRNNWKKSVLGVAALSYGVSYSKDSFHTEQLVREYCEIVSQYGDTPCPTNTKPRHVTIILNPNAKKGKAKKLFTNYCEPLLHLAGIAVTVIQTKSENEARKIVMNLDTPTDAIIVAGGDGTLSDVLTGLVRKYNSNINSVKQCPIGILPLGQVNKIAKSIYREYDDLADVKQILEATTAIISEKCKMMDMIEVEPIEENSEEPVKPIYAMGTIEWGAWKDAHFIAKKYWYWGPLRNYVTYVFNGYKKKLNWNCDATIKYTNPCDGCSNCYQKDMSLNEFANMNKRWWHAFIPRKRVPTPEIDYSQVINEQCGLSHELPLSTCELHIESSNIEKSESPSSTSSLKLKIGPKDVGYFSFVSEGWKQERDNKLLFKQVIEAKDIEIMPEEVNKEKKLFIDNEEYELKSVKIKLLPRAVKVFCPELNT from the exons ATGGCTAAGATATTGAagttttttaaaactataagaaacaatTGGAAAAAATCTGTTTTGGGAGTTGCAGCTTTGTCATACGGGGTTTCATATAGCAAAGATTCATTCCA tACAGAACAATTAGTGAGGGAGTACTGTGAAATTGTATCACAGTACGGTGACACACCATGTCCAACAAATACAAAACCTCGACATgtgacaattattttaaatccaAATGCCAAGAAAGG AAAAGCGAAaaagttatttacaaattactgTGAACCACTGTTACATTTAGCTGGAATAGCTGTAACAGTGATACAAACTAAATCAGAAAACGAAGCCAGGAAAATAGTAATGAATTTGGATACACCAACAGATGCCATCATTGTAGCTGGAGGAGATGGCACTCTGTCTGATGTTTTGACAGGATtagttagaaaatataattctaatattaattcaGTTAAACAATGTCCAATTGGTATTTTACCTTTAGGACAAGTAAACAAAATCGCAAAATCAATATATCGTGAATATGATGATTTAGCTGATGTAAAGCAAATACTGGAGGCCACAACGGCAATCATATCTGAAAAATGCAAAATGATGGATATGATAGAAGTTGAACCTATTGAA GAAAATTCTGAAGAACCTGTGAAACCAATTTATGCTATGGGAACAATTGAATGGGGTGCATGGAAAGATGCACACTTTATTGCTAAAAAATATTGGTATTGGGGACCGTTACGAAA CTATGTAACTTATGTATTTAAtggatataaaaaaaagttgaaTTGGAATTGTGATGcaactataaaatatacaaacccATGTGATGGATGTTCCAATTGTTATCAAAAGGATATGTCATTAAATGAATTTGCTAACATGAATAAAAGGTGGTGGCATGCCTTCATTCCAAGAAAAAGAGTTCCCACACCAg AGATCGATTACAGTCAAGTAATAAATGAACAATGTGGCCTTTCTCATGAATTACCTTTGTCAACATGTGAACTCCACATAGAAAGTTCTAACATAGAAAAATCAGAATCTCCGTCGTCAACGTcatctttgaaattaaaaatag GTCCAAAAGATGTTGGTTACTTTTCTTTTGTATCCGAGGGATGGAAACAAGAGAgagataataaattactatttaaGCAAGTAATAGAGGCAAAAGACATTGAAATAATGCCTGAAGAG gtaaataaagagaaaaaattgtttatcgaCAACGAAGAATATGAACTAAAatcagttaaaattaaattacttccaCGAGCAGTGAAAGTCTTTTGTCCTGAACTGAATACTTAA